The following coding sequences lie in one Arabidopsis thaliana chromosome 3, partial sequence genomic window:
- a CDS encoding Pentatricopeptide repeat (PPR) superfamily protein (Pentatricopeptide repeat (PPR) superfamily protein; EXPRESSED IN: 23 plant structures; EXPRESSED DURING: 13 growth stages; BEST Arabidopsis thaliana protein match is: Pentatricopeptide repeat (PPR) superfamily protein (TAIR:AT5G24060.2); Has 70134 Blast hits to 25407 proteins in 885 species: Archae - 91; Bacteria - 11736; Metazoa - 6625; Fungi - 3698; Plants - 39243; Viruses - 481; Other Eukaryotes - 8260 (source: NCBI BLink).) yields MIESVMAVRLSTGFCSSTALLQYRTAPSSEEGGNCFHYASRRVFQPQRIHHIDGSGFLKYNSDYITRKHLRKNRTQATAEYVDSASDPEKQTGKSRYHPSEEIRASLPQNDGDSRLSPAETTRTIIEVNNKGTLMLTGSIGDGVHENILWPDIPYITDQNGNLYFQVKEDEDVMQSVTSENNYVQVIVGFDTMEMIKEMELMGLSDSDFETEDDESGDDDSEDTGEDEDEEEWVAILEDEDEDDDDDDDDDEDDDDSDSDESLGDWANLETMRSCHPMFFAKRMTEVASNDPVDWMDQPSAGLAIQGLLSHILVEDYSDIQKKLADSNSTTNGNKDAENLVDKLEDNSKAGGDESEIDSSQDEKARNVVAFYKLEMIRIQLITAQGDQTEVEVEDVRKAQPDAIAHASAEIISRLEESGDKITEALKSLCWRHNSIQAEEVKLIGIDSLGFDLRLCAGAKIESLRFAFSTRATSEENAEGQIRKLLFPKTNQSTQPKPK; encoded by the exons ATGATTGAGTCGGTTATGGCCGTTCGTCTCTCCACCGGATTTTGCTCGTCGACGGCGTTACTCC AGTATCGTACAGCACCGAGCTCGGAGGAGGGAGGAAACTGCTTCCATTATGCGTCCCGCCGCGTTTTTCAGCCTCAACGTATCCACCATATTGATGG GAGTGGGTTTCTGAAGTACAACAGTGActatataacaagaaaacaccTACGGAAGAATCGAACTCAAGCCACAGCTGAGTATGTAGATTCAGCTTCAGATCCAGAAAAGCAAACTGGCAAGTCAAGGTATCATCCTTCAGAAGAAATCAGAGCCTCTTTGCCACAGAATGATGGAGATTCCAGGCTTTCACCTGCAGAAACTACTAGAACCATCATTGAG GTGAACAATAAAGGAACCCTGATGCTTACAGGTTCTATTGGTGATGGAGTTCATGAGAATATTCTCTGGCCAGATATACCTTATATAACAGATCAAAATGGAA ATTTATACTTTCAAGTAAAGGAGGATGAGGACGTCATGCAGTCCGTTACTTCTGAAAATAATTATGTG CAAGTTATAGTTGGTTTTGATACGATGGAGATGATCAAGGAAATGGAGCTGATGGGACTTTCTGATAGTGACTTTGAAactgaagatgatgaaagtggAGATGATGACAGTGAGGATAcaggagaagacgaagatgaggag GAATGGGTTGCTATTTtagaggatgaagatgaagacgatgatgatgatgatgatgatgatgaggatgatgatgattctgattctgatgaatCGCTGGGAGACTGGGCAAATTTGGAAACAATGAGGAGTTGTCATCCCATGTTTTTTGCAAAGAGAATGACTGAG GTTGCTTCAAATGATCCTGTTGATTGGATGGATCAGCCGTCTGCTGGCCTTGCTATCCAGGGACTTTTGAGTCATATCTTAGTGGAAGATTATTCAGATATCCAAAAGAAACTTGCTGATAGCAATTCTACAACTAACGGAAACAAGGATGCAGAAAACTTAGTGGACAAGCTTGAAGACAATAGTAAGGCAGGTGGTGACGAATCTGAGATAGATTCATCACAGGATGAAAAAGCAAGAAATGTGGTGGCGTTTTACAAGCTGGAGATGATAAGAATTCAGCTTATCACAGCACAAGGGGATCAG ACTGAAGTTGAGGTGGAAGATGTCAGAAAAGCACAACCTGATGCTATTGCTCATGCATCAGCTGAAATCATAAGCCGTTTAGAAGAATCTGGTGATAAAATAACTGAAGCactcaaatctctgtgttGGAGACATAACAGTATTCAAGCAGAG GAAGTGAAGCTGATTGGGATAGATTCCCTAGGTTTTGACCTCAGGCTTTGCGCAGGAGCAAAGATTGAGTCATTGCGATTTGCATTCTCGACAAGG GCAACATCAGAAGAAAACGCAGAGGgacaaataagaaaactattatTCCCGAAAACGAACCAGTCGacacaaccaaaaccaaaatga
- a CDS encoding Tetratricopeptide repeat (TPR)-like superfamily protein (Tetratricopeptide repeat (TPR)-like superfamily protein; CONTAINS InterPro DOMAIN/s: Pentatricopeptide repeat (InterPro:IPR002885); BEST Arabidopsis thaliana protein match is: Tetratricopeptide repeat (TPR)-like superfamily protein (TAIR:AT4G33990.1).), with protein MKRINVDLHLLHFPKFRKFQSRKVSSSLPKLELDQKSPQETVFLLGQVLDTYPDIRTLRTVHSRIILEDLRCNSSLGVKLMRAYASLKDVASARKVFDEIPERNVIIINVMIRSYVNNGFYGEGVKVFGTMCGCNVRPDHYTFPCVLKACSCSGTIVIGRKIHGSATKVGLSSTLFVGNGLVSMYGKCGFLSEARLVLDEMSRRDVVSWNSLVVGYAQNQRFDDALEVCREMESVKISHDAGTMASLLPAVSNTTTENVMYVKDMFFKMGKKSLVSWNVMIGVYMKNAMPVEAVELYSRMEADGFEPDAVSITSVLPACGDTSALSLGKKIHGYIERKKLIPNLLLENALIDMYAKCGCLEKARDVFENMKSRDVVSWTAMISAYGFSGRGCDAVALFSKLQDSGLVPDSIAFVTTLAACSHAGLLEEGRSCFKLMTDHYKITPRLEHLACMVDLLGRAGKVKEAYRFIQDMSMEPNERVWGALLGACRVHSDTDIGLLAADKLFQLAPEQSGYYVLLSNIYAKAGRWEEVTNIRNIMKSKGLKKNPGASNVEVNRIIHTFLVGDRSHPQSDEIYRELDVLVKKMKELGYVPDSESALHDVEEEDKETHLAVHSEKLAIVFALMNTKEEEEDSNNTIRITKNLRICGDCHVAAKLISQITSREIIIRDTNRFHVFRFGVCSCGDYW; from the coding sequence ATGAAACGCATCAATGTCgatctccatcttctccattttcCGAAATTCAGAAAATTTCAATCACGAAAAGTATCTTCGTCCCTACCCAAATTGGAACTCGATCAGAAATCACCACAGGAGACAGTTTTCTTACTTGGTCAGGTACTTGACACTTACCCAGATATCAGAACACTTAGAACAGTCCACTCAAGAATCATTTTGGAAGATCTACGTTGTAATTCTTCTTTGGGTGTTAAACTTATGAGAGCTTATGCTTCTCTAAAAGATGTAGCGTCAGCACGCaaggtgttcgacgaaattcCTGAGAGAAACGTAATTATCATTAATGTTATGATTAGAAGCTATGTGAATAATGGGTTTTACGGTGAAGGTGTTAAAGTGTTTGGGACGATGTGTGGTTGTAATGTTAGACCTGATCATTATACTTTCCCGTGTGTTCTAAAGGCGTGTTCTTGCTCTGGGACTATTGTCATTGGGAGGAAAATTCATGGGTCTGCTACAAAAGTTGGGCTCTCTTCGACTTTGTTTGTTGGGAATGGTTTAGTTTCTATGTATGGAAAGTGTGGATTTTTATCTGAAGCAAGGCTTGTACTTGACGAGATGTCTAGGAGAGATGTGGTGTCTTGGAACTCGTTGGTTGTTGGGTATGCGCAAAATCAGAGATTTGATGATGCTTTGGAGGTTTGTAGGGAAATGGAGTCTGTGAAGATAAGCCATGATGCTGGTACGATGGCTAGTCTGTTACCAGCAGTGAGTAACACTACAACTGAAAACGTTATGTATGttaaagatatgttttttaaaatgggGAAAAAGAGTTTGGTTTCATGGAATGTGATGATCGGTGTGTATATGAAAAATGCGATGCCTGTTGAAGCTGTGGAATTGTATTCCCGAATGGAGGCTGATGGGTTTGAACCTGATGCAGTCTCAATCACAAGTGTATTACCTGCTTGTGGAGATACCTCTGCTCTGTCTCTTGGTAAGAAAATCCATGGATAcattgagaggaagaagctgaTACCAAATCTGTTGTTAGAGAATGCACTGATCGACATGTATGCAAAATGCGGATGTTTAGAGAAAGCTAGAGATGTGTTTGAGAACATGAAGTCACGTGATGTTGTGTCTTGGACAGCTATGATTTCAGCTTATGGATTCAGCGGACGAGGCTGTGACGCAGTGGCATTGTTTTCGAAATTGCAAGATTCGGGTCTCGTCCCTGATTCAATTGCGTTTGTCACAACGCTTGCTGCTTGTAGCCATGCGGGGTTACTAGAAGAAGGTAGGAGTTGTTTCAAACTCATGACAGATCATTACAAGATCACTCCTAGGTTAGAGCATTTGGCTTGTATGGTGGATCTTCTTGGCCGAGCCGGGAAAGTGAAAGAAGCTTACAGATTTATACAAGATATGTCAATGGAACCAAACGAGAGAGTTTGGGGAGCATTATTAGGAGCTTGCAGGGTGCATTCTGATACAGACATCGGTCTACTAGCAGCTGATAAACTTTTCCAGTTAGCACCCGAGCAATCGGGTTACTACGTATTGCTTTCTAACATATACGCAAAGGCTGGAAGATGGGAAGAAGTGACTAACATCAGAAACATAATGAAGAGCAAAGGGTTAAAGAAGAATCCCGGAGCAAGCAATGTTGAGGTCAACAGAATAATTCATACATTCTTAGTAGGCGACAGGTCACACCCGCAATCCGATGAGATATACAGAGAGCTGGATGTTCtagtaaagaaaatgaaagagttAGGTTATGTTCCTGATTCAGAGTCAGCGCTTCACGAtgtggaagaggaagataaaGAGACGCATTTAGCTGTTCACAGTGAGAAATTAGCCATTGTGTTTGCTCTGATGAACActaaggaggaagaagaagacagtaATAATACCATAAGAATAACGAAGAATCTTAGGATATGTGGAGACTGTCATGTTGCAGCTAAGCTTATCTCACAGATAACTTCTCGAGAGATAATCATCAGAGACACTAATAGATTTCATGTGTTCCGGTTCGGTGTTTGCTCTTGTGGTGACTATTGGtga
- a CDS encoding F-box/FBD/LRR protein (F-box/RNI-like superfamily protein; CONTAINS InterPro DOMAIN/s: F-box domain, cyclin-like (InterPro:IPR001810), F-box domain, Skp2-like (InterPro:IPR022364), FBD-like (InterPro:IPR006566); BEST Arabidopsis thaliana protein match is: RNI-like superfamily protein (TAIR:AT3G59240.1); Has 1918 Blast hits to 1865 proteins in 43 species: Archae - 0; Bacteria - 0; Metazoa - 29; Fungi - 4; Plants - 1883; Viruses - 0; Other Eukaryotes - 2 (source: NCBI BLink).), whose product MDICCKDIISDHSKKDIISDLPEALICHILSFLPIEDSALTSVLSKKWQHLFAFRPNLEFDDAVVYLNPDGERNETIFENFVDRVLSLQGDYPINKFSLTCRDFTDPTCVSRWISNVMERGVSDLDLRCIVYWDNGTMPPDIFVSKALVHLRIETGNGAFIDVEDVFLPNLKTLYLNKVLLRHSDNGFVKLITSCHVLEDLFIMNICWDGYLKRSLSSKTLKRLTFFCEDVHAVNPESVSFDTPNLVYFVYHDCVADKYKNMNFDSLVYASICLQMTSHQRTHASYEHLVGNATDFLLGISNVQILELFANTIEVCIVIPSSSFLATLKQKEDKQVSVTCLAGWESLPVLLKNCPDLESLIFDGLHHNDTIKCEDVDGCLCKSSRGIPSCLSSSPVQFLTIWKFGEICDDYDDMEKQIELVMYFLETMPNLEEMKLFYDTQIYEDVISKLQMLVTSSKCTVYIIPEV is encoded by the exons ATGGATATATGTTGCAAAGATATAATTAGTGATCattcaaaaaaagatataattaGTGATCTACCAGAAGCTCTTATTTGCCACATCTTGTCATTCCTTCCCATAGAAGATTCGGCTTTGACTTCAGTACTTTCGAAAAAGTGGCAGCATCTATTTGCTTTCAGACCAAATCTTGAGTTTGATGACGCTGTAGTATATCTTAATCCTGACGGAGAAAGAAATGAGACAATATTTGAGAATTTCGTTGATAGAGTATTGAGTTTGCAGGGTGATTATCCTATCAACAAGTTCTCTCTAACATGCCGAGATTTTACTGATCCAACTTGTGTATCTCGTTGGATATCAAATGTGATGGAACGCGGGGTATCGGATCTTGATCTACGTTGTATTGTGTATTGGGATAATGGTACCATGCCTCCAGATATCTTTGTGAGCAAGGCACTGGTTCATCTGAGAATAGAAACTGGAAACGGTGCCTTCATTGATGTGGAAGATGTTTTTCTTCCAAACCTCAAGACTCTATATCTTAATAAAGTCTTGTTACGACACAGTGATAACGGCTTTGTGAAGCTTATTACTAGTTGTCATGTTCTTGaggatttatttattatgaatATATGTTGGGATGGTTATTTGAAGCGCTCTCTATCTTCTAAAACCCTCAAGAGGCTAACGTTCTTTTGTGAAGACGTCCATGCCGTAAATCCGGAGAGTGTTTCGTTTGATACACCCAATCTTGTCTACTTTGTATACCATGATTGCGTTGCAGACaagtataaaaatatgaattttgattCACTTGTTTACGCTAGTATCTGTCTTCAAATGACATCTCATCAGCGTACACATGCAAGCTATGAACATTTGGTCGGTAATGCAACAGATTTTCTTTTGGGAATAAGCAATGTTCAGATCCTTGAATTATTTGCCAATACCATTGAGGTTTGTATTGTaatcccttcttcttcttttttggctacattgaaacaaaaagaagacaaacaaGTTAGTGTTACATGCCTTGCAG GATGGGAGTCATTGCCGGTTCTACTCAAAAACTGTCCAGATCTAGAAAGCCTTATCTTCGAT GGGCTCCATCACAACGATACAATTAAATGTGAGGATGTTGACGGGTGTCTATGCAAATCTTCACGTGGCATTCCTAGTTGCCTATCATCAAGTCCGGTGCAGTTTCTAACGATATGGAAATTTGGTGAAATTTGTGATGACTATGATGACATGGAGAAGCAGATAGAGCTCGTCATGTATTTCCTGGAGACAATGCCGAATcttgaagaaatgaaattgTTCTACGATACACAAATTTATGAAGATGTGATAAGCAAACTTCAGATGTTAGTAACCTCGTCGAAATGCACAGTCTATATAATCCCCGAGGTCTAA
- the PRXCB gene encoding peroxidase CB (peroxidase CB (PRXCB); FUNCTIONS IN: peroxidase activity; INVOLVED IN: oxygen and reactive oxygen species metabolic process, response to light stimulus, defense response to bacterium, defense response to fungus, unidimensional cell growth; LOCATED IN: apoplast, cell wall, plasma membrane, vacuole, plant-type cell wall; EXPRESSED IN: stem, root, guard cell, cultured cell, leaf; EXPRESSED DURING: seedling growth; CONTAINS InterPro DOMAIN/s: Haem peroxidase (InterPro:IPR010255), Plant peroxidase (InterPro:IPR000823), Peroxidases heam-ligand binding site (InterPro:IPR019793), Haem peroxidase, plant/fungal/bacterial (InterPro:IPR002016), Peroxidase, active site (InterPro:IPR019794); BEST Arabidopsis thaliana protein match is: peroxidase CA (TAIR:AT3G49110.1); Has 4282 Blast hits to 4251 proteins in 213 species: Archae - 0; Bacteria - 0; Metazoa - 4; Fungi - 24; Plants - 4218; Viruses - 0; Other Eukaryotes - 36 (source: NCBI BLink).), whose amino-acid sequence MHFSSSSTSSTWTILITLGCLMLHASLSAAQLTPTFYDRSCPNVTNIVRETIVNELRSDPRIAASILRLHFHDCFVNGCDASILLDNTTSFRTEKDAFGNANSARGFPVIDRMKAAVERACPRTVSCADMLTIAAQQSVTLAGGPSWRVPLGRRDSLQAFLELANANLPAPFFTLPQLKASFRNVGLDRPSDLVALSGGHTFGKNQCQFILDRLYNFSNTGLPDPTLNTTYLQTLRGLCPLNGNRSALVDFDLRTPTVFDNKYYVNLKERKGLIQSDQELFSSPNATDTIPLVRAYADGTQTFFNAFVEAMNRMGNITPTTGTQGQIRLNCRVVNSNSLLHDVVDIVDFVSSM is encoded by the exons ATGCATTTCTCTTCGTCTTCAACATCGTCCACTTGGACAATCTTAATCACATTGGGATGTCTTATGCTTCATGCATCTTTGTCCGCTGCTCAACTCACCCCTACCTTCTACGATAGGTCATGTCCTAATGTCACTAACATCGTACGAGAAACCATTGTAAATGAGTTAAGGTCGGACCCTCGTATCGCTGCGAGCATCCTTCGTCTTCACTTCCACGACTGCTTTGTTAAT GGTTGTGACGCATCCATCTTGTTAGACAACACGACATCATTTCGAACAGAGAAAGATGCGTTTGGAAACGCAAATTCGGCTCGGGGATTTCCAGTGATTGATAGAATGAAAGCTGCGGTGGAGAGGGCATGCCCAAGAACCGTTTCATGCGCAGATATGCTCACCATTGCAGCTCAACAATCTGTCACTTTG GCAGGAGGTCCTTCTTGGAGGGTTCCTTTGGGAAGGAGAGACAGTTTACAAGCATTCCTGGAACTCGCTAATGCAAATCTTCCAGCTCCATTCTTTACACTTCCACAACTTAAAGCCAGCTTCAGAAATGTTGGTCTCGATCGTCCTTCTGATCTCGTTGCTCTCTCCg gtGGTCACACATTTGGTAAAAATCAATGTCAGTTTATTCTTGACAGATTATACAATTTCAGCAACACAGGTTTACCCGACCCTACACTCAACACTACTTACCTCCAAACTCTTCGTGGACTATGCCCCCTTAATGGCAATCGAAGTGCCTTGGTAGATTTTGATCTACGTACGCCTACGGTTTTCGACAACAAATACTACGTGAATCTCAAAGAGCGAAAAGGTCTTATCCAGAGCGACCAAGAGTTGTTCTCTAGCCCCAATGCCACTGACACAATCCCCTTGGTGAGAGCATATGCTGATGGCACACAAACATTCTTCAATGCATTTGTGGAGGCAATGAATAGGATGGGAAACATTACACCAACTACAGGAACTCAAGGACAAATCAGATTGAACTGTAGAGTTGTGAACTCCAACTCTCTGCTCCATGATGTGGTGGATATCGTTGACTTTGTTAGCTCTATGTGA
- a CDS encoding SWAP (Suppressor-of-White-APricot)/surp RNA-binding domain-containing protein (SWAP (Suppressor-of-White-APricot)/surp RNA-binding domain-containing protein; FUNCTIONS IN: RNA binding; INVOLVED IN: RNA processing; LOCATED IN: cellular_component unknown; EXPRESSED IN: stamen; EXPRESSED DURING: 4 anthesis; CONTAINS InterPro DOMAIN/s: SWAP/Surp (InterPro:IPR000061); BEST Arabidopsis thaliana protein match is: SWAP (Suppressor-of-White-APricot)/surp domain-containing protein (TAIR:AT5G06520.1); Has 267 Blast hits to 204 proteins in 63 species: Archae - 0; Bacteria - 0; Metazoa - 67; Fungi - 8; Plants - 161; Viruses - 0; Other Eukaryotes - 31 (source: NCBI BLink).) → MVDLFDFVGGGNYSAAMPPPERLSVMIMNRVAQTQPDMVLQLPLGSQLTIPAKGITLKELGVMKLTAQSSVRYGFDFWCGLWKRVYMNPLFQFLNPSDSRSDFYNGFTAAYSRVLKPSKKLKKFDACTATVLEGFFHRLHLFKLEEGVETAMIDLHGFVYGVDCFAHMADDNYSAIMDPPERPSMMINQLTQIQRNAPAPHEKCLKRSYNFPYAFGGGISLKELDLMKKVVMKPQFKFMEPTNSVFGLYNVVVDAYSRVVKPSDDAYASMGMMQTARPEEPEAKRQKFDESALNPEGAVRRRHSRWQ, encoded by the exons ATGGTTGATTTGTTTGACTTTGTTGGAGGAGGGA ATTATTCTGCTGCCATGCCACCACCTGAACGCCTTTCGGTGATGATCATGAACCGAGTAGCACAAACACAGCCTGATATGGTTTTGCAGCTTCCACTGGGATCTCAGCTTACTA TCCCTGCAAAGGGGATTACACTCAAGGAGCTTGGTGTTATGAAGCTGACAGCGCAGTCTTCGGTGCGATATGGGTTTGATTTTTGGTGTGGTTTATGGAAGAGAGTGTATATGAACCCATTGTTTCAGTTCTTGAATCCTTCCGATAGCCGTTCCGATTTTTACAATGGGTTTACTGCTGCGTATTCCAGAGTGTTAAAGCCTTCTAAAAAGCTGAAGAAGTTTGATGCTTGTACGGCGACCGTGCTTGAGGGGTTTTTCCACCGTCTTCACCTGTTTAAGCTGGAAGAGGGAGTGGAAACTGCTATGATTGATTTGCATGGTTTTGTGTATGGAGTTGACTGTTTTGCTCACATGGCAGATGACAACTATTCTGCTATCATGGATCCACCCGAACGGCCTTCGATGATGATTAACCAGCTAACACAAATCCAACGTAATGCTCCAGCTCCTCATGAGAAGTGTCTAAAACGTAGCTATAATTTTCCTTATGCATTTGGTGGCGGGATCTCACTCAAAGAGCTTG atttgatgaagaaagttGTTATGAAACCTCAGTTTAAGTTCATGGAGCCAACAAATAGCGTGTTCGGTTTatataatgttgttgttgatgcgTATTCTAGAGTAGTAAAGCCTTCTGATGATGCTT ACGCTTCAATGGGGATGATGCAAACTGCACGACCAGAGGAACCAGAGGCAAAGAGACAAAAGTTTGACGAGTCAGCTCTTAATCCAGAAGGGGCTGTTCGAAGGCGTCACAGTCGATGGCAATAA
- a CDS encoding F-box/LRR protein, whose translation MILSQQHMMRSPSHFPLCSPFGVSTYRPMSTSHISGSDESGDVNHVAETLTDLVQQDTVIEVADAAIDSSIQLDFVQQIVHNVHSLTGLNWWASIVFTTFLIRGVTIPLMIECERWFSKRMVIKQCSFVNT comes from the exons ATGATTCTCTCTCAGCAGCATATGATGAGAAGCCCTTCACATTTCCCACTATGCTCTCCTTTTGGTGTCTCTACCTATCGGCCTATGTCGACTTCACATATTTCAGGCTCAGATGAGAGTGGCGATGTGAATCATGTTGCTGAAACTCTTACTGATTTAGTGCAGCAAGATACAGTCATCGAAGTTGCCGATGCTGCTATCGATTCCTCCATCCAATTAGATTTTGTTCAGCAGATAGTTCATAATGTGCATTCACTCACAGGCTTAAACTG GTGGGCTTCCATTGTTTTTACCACCTTTCTAATTCGAGGAGTGACAATCCCTCTCATGATTGAATGCGAAAGATGGTTTTCAAAGAGGATGGTAATAAAACAATGTTCTTTCGTAAACACATGA